A stretch of Shewanella dokdonensis DNA encodes these proteins:
- the aroQ gene encoding type II 3-dehydroquinate dehydratase: protein MRDKAKILLLNGPNLNLLGRREPEIYGHQTLNDIVTDLMQQASDAGFTLEHLQSNAEFQLIDAIHATDAAFVVINPGGFTHTSVALRDALLGVDLPFIEIHLSNIHAREPFRHHSYLSDKAKGVIVGLGAQGYSFALAAAIKHLQQ, encoded by the coding sequence ATGAGAGATAAAGCCAAAATACTGCTGCTCAACGGCCCCAATCTGAATCTGCTGGGGCGGCGGGAACCGGAAATCTACGGGCATCAGACATTAAACGATATTGTCACCGACTTGATGCAGCAGGCATCAGATGCCGGGTTTACGCTGGAACATCTGCAGTCTAATGCTGAGTTTCAACTGATCGATGCAATTCATGCCACCGATGCGGCGTTTGTGGTCATTAATCCCGGCGGTTTTACCCATACCAGCGTGGCATTACGAGACGCATTGCTGGGCGTAGATTTACCTTTTATTGAGATCCATCTGTCCAATATCCACGCCCGCGAACCCTTCCGCCATCACTCTTATCTCTCAGATAAGGCCAAAGGCGTGATTGTCGGTTTGGGTGCCCAAGGCTACAGTTTTGCTCTCGCGGCCGCGATTAAACATTTGCAGCAATAA
- the arfB gene encoding alternative ribosome rescue aminoacyl-tRNA hydrolase ArfB, protein MIKISNRVQLPEQELDWQFIRASGAGGQHINKVSTAAQLIFDIRASSLPEVYQQKLLQLSDHRISASGKIIIKCQQSRSQDDNRQQALAQFCELILSVTRVQKKRIATKATRSSQIKRVDSKKKRGAIKSMRQQKIAT, encoded by the coding sequence ATGATTAAAATTTCCAATCGGGTACAACTCCCTGAACAGGAATTAGACTGGCAGTTTATCCGCGCCAGTGGTGCCGGTGGTCAACACATCAATAAAGTTTCCACCGCGGCACAACTGATCTTTGATATCCGCGCCTCATCGTTGCCAGAAGTTTATCAGCAAAAACTGTTACAGCTGAGCGATCACCGTATCAGTGCCAGTGGCAAAATCATCATCAAGTGCCAGCAAAGCCGTAGTCAAGATGACAACCGTCAGCAAGCATTGGCGCAGTTTTGTGAGCTGATCCTGAGTGTCACTCGCGTGCAAAAAAAGCGCATTGCCACCAAAGCGACCCGTTCCAGCCAGATAAAACGCGTCGATAGCAAAAAGAAACGTGGTGCCATCAAATCCATGCGGCAACAGAAGATCGCCACATAA
- a CDS encoding STAS/SEC14 domain-containing protein: MLCQIPEITKGVISLFVSGRLTALDYRTKLQPAIKSARDNWGQVCLYIEADVLLEGWETKSLSGIGEVQLPRFDALVLVGGPDWVGNAVRLLGPFVAGEIAWYPLERKTEAIQWIHKRSQVVARG; encoded by the coding sequence ATGCTGTGTCAAATCCCGGAAATTACCAAGGGCGTGATCAGTTTGTTTGTCAGCGGTCGTTTAACGGCACTGGACTATCGCACCAAGCTACAACCTGCCATCAAAAGTGCTCGCGACAACTGGGGCCAAGTGTGCCTGTATATTGAAGCCGATGTGCTGCTGGAAGGCTGGGAAACTAAGTCGTTGTCGGGTATCGGCGAAGTGCAGTTACCCAGATTTGATGCGCTGGTACTGGTTGGTGGCCCCGATTGGGTGGGCAATGCGGTGCGATTGCTTGGACCTTTTGTTGCCGGCGAGATTGCCTGGTATCCGTTGGAGCGTAAAACCGAGGCTATTCAATGGATCCACAAACGTTCGCAAGTGGTTGCGCGCGGATAA
- a CDS encoding DUF3012 domain-containing protein, giving the protein MSKLTIVTLSLLLVSLLSACAPEVGSEAWCKQMKEKPSGDWTANEAKDYAKHCVFK; this is encoded by the coding sequence ATGTCCAAATTAACCATTGTTACTTTGTCTTTGCTGTTAGTAAGCCTGCTCAGTGCTTGTGCGCCAGAAGTCGGCAGTGAAGCCTGGTGCAAACAGATGAAGGAAAAGCCCTCTGGTGACTGGACGGCTAATGAAGCCAAAGATTACGCCAAACACTGCGTATTCAAATAA
- a CDS encoding efflux RND transporter periplasmic adaptor subunit: MILSKISTKYQVIVLVIGWLHFAAKADDHSDEHAPPLLTLSAEQQQLAGIQVAPANSGFSPQLVANAVLQVDRERTFTLTPQLDVIVKQRHVVPGQQVVIGQPLLTLSGVEVAKAQADFINAASNWQRISAMSATAISDSERQRRWWLRNSAARYCKRCR, from the coding sequence GTGATCCTTTCAAAAATTTCAACCAAGTATCAGGTGATAGTGCTGGTTATTGGGTGGCTACATTTTGCCGCTAAAGCCGATGACCACAGCGATGAACATGCACCACCATTATTAACGCTGAGTGCAGAACAGCAGCAGTTGGCGGGTATTCAGGTGGCTCCCGCCAACAGTGGTTTTAGCCCGCAGCTGGTGGCCAATGCTGTGTTACAGGTTGACCGTGAGCGCACTTTCACCTTAACACCGCAACTGGATGTGATAGTGAAACAGCGTCATGTCGTGCCTGGGCAACAGGTGGTTATCGGCCAGCCATTATTGACGCTGAGCGGCGTTGAGGTGGCCAAGGCGCAGGCCGATTTCATCAATGCCGCCAGTAACTGGCAGCGCATCAGTGCTATGAGTGCTACGGCGATCAGCGATAGTGAGCGGCAGCGGCGCTGGTGGCTAAGGAACAGTGCCGCGCGGTACTGCAAGCGTTGCAGATGA
- a CDS encoding efflux RND transporter periplasmic adaptor subunit, giving the protein MAKEQCRAVLQALQMTTAQIAALKADPTLIGSYQLLAPINGRVQQDNTRLGELQEAGSVLLQLTDESSLWVVAEMTPQQSAQLTQANELLVSVGATMARASIIGRAHELSSSTRTERLIAQLDNRQTYWHAGQFAEVFLPQPEQPGVLLPDAALSRSEDGDWQVFVETAAGFRAQEVQVQQQQRGMNLVTGIAPGTPVVIAGAFFLASELAKSGFDVHNH; this is encoded by the coding sequence GTGGCTAAGGAACAGTGCCGCGCGGTACTGCAAGCGTTGCAGATGACAACCGCACAGATAGCTGCGCTGAAGGCTGATCCGACACTCATCGGCAGTTATCAACTGTTGGCACCTATCAACGGGCGGGTACAACAGGACAACACCCGTTTAGGCGAACTGCAAGAAGCCGGTAGCGTCTTGTTGCAACTTACGGATGAATCCTCTTTGTGGGTGGTGGCAGAGATGACTCCACAGCAGTCGGCACAACTGACGCAGGCTAATGAACTGCTGGTGAGCGTCGGTGCCACTATGGCTCGCGCCAGTATCATAGGTCGGGCACACGAGCTTTCTAGCAGTACCCGCACCGAAAGGCTGATTGCGCAACTCGATAACCGCCAGACTTATTGGCATGCCGGCCAGTTTGCCGAGGTCTTTCTGCCACAGCCAGAACAACCCGGAGTGTTATTACCCGATGCGGCGCTGAGTCGCAGCGAAGACGGTGATTGGCAGGTGTTTGTCGAAACGGCCGCAGGATTCAGGGCACAGGAAGTACAGGTACAACAGCAGCAGCGTGGGATGAATCTGGTGACGGGGATCGCGCCCGGTACGCCAGTCGTAATTGCTGGCGCATTCTTCCTGGCATCAGAACTGGCAAAGTCCGGTTTTGACGTGCAC